From the genome of Neosynechococcus sphagnicola sy1, one region includes:
- a CDS encoding SRPBCC family protein, with protein MTDVEHDAELEDFLEEDADLALAAESADAVDIDSQLLQQVEVWTEATRGRERKLSARIQIPYPATFVWQVLTDYEALSDFIPNLKTSRRLEHPSGGIRLEQVGTQRLLRLNFSARVVLDIEEQFLQQISFQMVEGDFKAFSGCWQLATLQSDQPMTGLNYTVTILPKRTMPVALIERRIRRDLPLNLLAVLQRVETLCQGNP; from the coding sequence GTGACGGATGTCGAACATGATGCCGAACTAGAGGATTTTCTTGAAGAAGATGCCGATTTAGCCCTAGCAGCGGAGTCAGCGGACGCTGTTGATATCGATTCCCAACTGCTGCAACAGGTGGAAGTTTGGACAGAAGCCACCCGAGGCCGAGAGCGCAAATTGTCGGCCCGGATTCAAATTCCCTACCCTGCAACCTTTGTCTGGCAAGTGCTGACGGATTACGAAGCCCTGTCTGACTTTATTCCCAATCTTAAAACCAGCAGACGCTTGGAGCATCCCAGCGGTGGCATTCGCCTTGAGCAGGTGGGTACACAACGACTGTTGCGCCTCAACTTCTCGGCTCGGGTCGTTCTTGACATCGAAGAACAATTTCTCCAGCAAATTAGTTTTCAGATGGTAGAAGGAGATTTCAAAGCTTTTTCGGGTTGCTGGCAACTGGCGACCCTCCAATCCGATCAGCCCATGACGGGTCTCAACTACACGGTGACGATTCTTCCCAAACGCACCATGCCCGTTGCTTTGATTGAACGCCGCATTCGTCGGGATCTGCCCCTGAACTTACTGGCGGTGCTGCAGCGGGTTGAGACCTTGTGTCAAGGGAATCCATGA
- a CDS encoding CDP-alcohol phosphatidyltransferase family protein translates to MIKLAQIPSILIGVRFAIAPLLLLDACDHTISAWFLPLYLIAVLSDIFDGIIARRLGVSTVQLRQADGWADICLYLSIAVSTWWVYPQVVLDFQMPLLLAMSAQMVLFIISLLKFQKFPCFHTYTAKIWGLTLLTATVGLFGFAYPNTLWLAIGLCLINSLEEIAMTLILPDWQCDVLSLFHAIHLRP, encoded by the coding sequence ATGATCAAACTGGCACAGATTCCCAGCATTCTGATCGGGGTTCGCTTTGCCATCGCCCCCCTCCTGCTTCTGGATGCCTGCGATCACACCATCAGTGCCTGGTTCCTACCCCTCTACCTGATTGCCGTCCTTTCAGACATTTTTGATGGAATTATTGCCCGTCGATTAGGCGTCAGTACTGTCCAACTGCGGCAGGCAGATGGCTGGGCCGATATCTGTCTGTATTTGAGCATTGCTGTTAGTACGTGGTGGGTATATCCCCAGGTCGTGTTGGATTTCCAGATGCCGTTATTGTTGGCAATGAGTGCTCAGATGGTTTTGTTCATCATCAGCCTGCTGAAGTTTCAAAAATTCCCCTGCTTCCACACCTATACTGCGAAGATATGGGGACTCACCCTCTTAACCGCCACTGTTGGGCTCTTTGGGTTTGCCTACCCCAACACCCTCTGGCTGGCGATTGGACTCTGTCTGATTAACAGCCTTGAAGAGATCGCAATGACGCTGATATTACCGGACTGGCAGTGTGATGTTTTGAGTCTCTTCCATGCGATCCATTTACGCCCCTAG
- a CDS encoding DUF928 domain-containing protein: MSLRSLPRRSLLFWLGFTLCTWGWNPLPAAIAQRFNAPPTGSYRPPRSTLPDRRVGIGSRGPCIQGSKELTALIPSMGPALTLEAYPTFFWFVPPSLAATAEFELLDDTDQELYQTTLPLTTQSGIVSWQLPSDRLPPLEVGKTYHWQFSMICSPQSPSANPFVEGWVQRVTPLPEVEQALQQSDPRTLATVYATAGIWHNLLSSLASQRQQAPKDPKVSSDWQTLMESIGLGSLAQEPLIPCCRESIRP; the protein is encoded by the coding sequence ATGTCTCTGCGCTCCCTTCCCCGTCGATCGCTGCTGTTCTGGTTAGGATTCACTCTCTGCACCTGGGGCTGGAATCCTTTGCCTGCGGCAATCGCACAACGGTTTAACGCCCCCCCAACTGGAAGCTATCGCCCCCCCCGCTCAACCCTGCCCGATCGGCGGGTGGGCATTGGTAGCAGAGGCCCCTGTATTCAAGGTTCCAAGGAACTCACAGCGTTAATTCCCTCAATGGGGCCAGCCCTGACCCTGGAGGCTTACCCCACCTTCTTTTGGTTTGTGCCACCTTCTTTGGCAGCGACGGCGGAATTTGAGCTGCTTGATGACACAGATCAGGAGCTGTATCAAACCACGTTGCCATTAACTACCCAGTCTGGAATCGTGAGTTGGCAACTGCCCAGCGATCGCCTGCCCCCACTAGAAGTGGGTAAGACCTACCACTGGCAATTTTCAATGATATGCAGTCCCCAGTCGCCCTCTGCCAATCCATTTGTTGAAGGGTGGGTGCAGCGAGTTACCCCATTACCTGAAGTAGAACAGGCATTACAGCAGTCTGACCCCCGTACCCTTGCCACTGTGTACGCTACTGCTGGCATCTGGCATAATCTCCTATCCTCCCTAGCCTCCCAACGCCAACAAGCCCCCAAAGACCCAAAGGTGAGTTCGGATTGGCAAACTCTCATGGAGTCAATTGGTTTGGGGTCTTTAGCCCAGGAACCTCTGATTCCTTGTTGTCGGGAGTCTATCAGGCCGTGA
- a CDS encoding type IV pilin-like G/H family protein produces the protein MKIEKMLLTGLMGGLTFGVTLLGFSGMAAQAQSQVTQNQNAALNAIAKMMEGQRTYYAKNGQWLNVVSNVQKDFDAVLPPTFDYAIRTTTEAAYSYVIPATSPLINQLSSYVGAALLVPNSKVLIITIICKNNQPGQIRPSDPQIVRGADPTQPPLYLACGDNSVEIPASIYTEK, from the coding sequence ATGAAAATCGAAAAAATGTTACTGACGGGATTAATGGGAGGATTAACCTTTGGGGTGACCCTGTTAGGCTTCTCTGGAATGGCGGCTCAAGCGCAATCTCAGGTTACTCAGAACCAAAATGCCGCCCTGAATGCGATCGCAAAGATGATGGAAGGGCAACGGACTTACTACGCTAAAAACGGACAGTGGCTCAACGTTGTCAGCAATGTTCAGAAAGATTTTGATGCGGTCTTGCCCCCTACTTTTGACTATGCTATCCGCACAACAACGGAGGCAGCCTATAGCTACGTCATTCCTGCTACTTCTCCCTTGATCAATCAGCTGAGTTCTTATGTTGGCGCTGCCCTGTTGGTGCCTAATAGCAAGGTACTGATCATCACGATTATCTGTAAAAATAATCAACCCGGTCAGATTCGGCCATCGGATCCACAAATCGTCAGAGGAGCAGATCCCACCCAACCCCCCCTTTACCTTGCCTGTGGGGATAATTCCGTTGAGATTCCAGCCTCTATCTATACCGAGAAGTAG
- a CDS encoding HAD family hydrolase, whose amino-acid sequence MMSATPAILALDFDGVLCDGLLEYFQVSWRAYFQIWKPDRAIVPEALADRFYRLRPVVETGWEMPVLIQALQLDISESEIFSNWGTIAPQLLADHGIKAQEVAFTLDQLRDQWINTDLSGWLSLHRFYPGVVERLQVVLASSTQPMIISTKESRFIRQLLQQQGIDWGTHPMIGKESKQPKYQVLRHLMAVAAPSRIWFVEDRLKTLQTVQAHGDLSQIRLYLADWGYNTAAERSAAQEDGRVQLLSLPMFGQDFGDWPMPESTKMQSIGRSFELHSKD is encoded by the coding sequence ATGATGTCGGCAACCCCCGCAATTCTCGCACTGGACTTTGATGGTGTGCTCTGTGATGGTCTGTTGGAGTATTTTCAGGTGTCATGGCGTGCCTACTTCCAGATCTGGAAGCCAGATCGCGCCATTGTTCCCGAGGCGTTGGCAGATCGCTTCTATCGCCTCCGTCCAGTGGTGGAAACTGGCTGGGAGATGCCTGTTTTAATTCAAGCATTGCAGCTAGATATTTCTGAGTCTGAGATTTTCAGCAACTGGGGGACGATCGCCCCTCAGCTGCTGGCAGATCATGGCATTAAAGCCCAGGAAGTCGCCTTCACCCTCGATCAACTCCGAGATCAATGGATAAACACGGATCTGTCTGGATGGTTGTCCCTGCACCGATTTTATCCCGGCGTTGTGGAACGCTTGCAGGTCGTGCTTGCGAGTTCAACCCAGCCGATGATTATTTCCACCAAAGAAAGCCGCTTCATTCGCCAATTGTTGCAGCAACAGGGCATTGACTGGGGAACCCATCCGATGATTGGCAAGGAGTCTAAACAACCTAAATATCAAGTTCTGCGTCACCTGATGGCAGTGGCTGCCCCCTCCAGGATCTGGTTTGTCGAAGACCGCCTGAAGACACTGCAAACCGTGCAAGCCCATGGAGATCTGAGCCAGATCCGGCTGTATCTGGCAGATTGGGGTTACAACACCGCCGCAGAACGGTCAGCCGCTCAGGAGGATGGACGGGTGCAATTACTCTCCCTCCCCATGTTTGGACAGGACTTCGGCGATTGGCCGATGCCAGAATCAACTAAGATGCAGAGCATTGGTCGGTCGTTTGAGCTCCATTCTAAGGATTAG
- a CDS encoding DNA double-strand break repair nuclease NurA translates to MLDFNKLVQQMQGISHHLAEESVAVRQRLQLAQNLLSQALTDQAGWVAQQQQWRDRLGFTAAAPLEPLDTRRRISPAPLIHTVLATDGSQIAPSHHEIAYCYLINIGRVALHYGQNLQPILDSLPEVFYRPEDLYICRQWGLRTEEWMGYRRTVSETIALAELAALTLSQPASPTLAMVDGSLIYWFLETLPSAARDRLLPPILAAWDQLQTLNIPIVGYLSAARSAEALNFLRLQVCPYPQPDCGTHCSGQTDAAPCHVFDPLRDTSLWATQLQPGERSPLWRSSARILELYGGHAIYFCYVHMGTEIARLEFPAWVAASPTLLETTLSLILAQVQKGYGYPVALAEAHNQAVVRGGDRARFFAVLEQEMIRSGLRNVGTSYKEARKRGSIA, encoded by the coding sequence ATGCTTGATTTCAACAAACTGGTTCAGCAAATGCAGGGAATCAGTCACCACCTGGCAGAAGAATCCGTTGCGGTTCGTCAACGCTTGCAATTGGCACAAAACTTACTCAGCCAAGCCCTCACGGATCAGGCAGGGTGGGTGGCACAACAGCAACAGTGGCGCGATCGCCTGGGATTCACGGCGGCGGCACCCCTAGAACCCCTCGATACCCGTCGGAGAATCTCCCCGGCCCCCCTGATTCATACGGTGCTGGCAACGGATGGCTCTCAAATTGCCCCCAGCCACCATGAAATTGCCTATTGTTATCTGATTAATATCGGACGGGTGGCTTTGCACTATGGACAAAATCTCCAACCGATCCTGGATAGCTTACCCGAAGTGTTTTATCGCCCCGAAGACCTCTATATTTGTCGGCAATGGGGTCTCCGCACCGAGGAATGGATGGGCTATCGCCGCACCGTTTCAGAAACCATTGCCCTGGCGGAATTAGCCGCCCTCACCCTCAGTCAACCGGCTTCTCCGACCCTGGCAATGGTCGATGGCTCCTTGATCTATTGGTTTCTGGAAACCCTCCCGAGTGCCGCCCGCGATCGCCTGCTGCCGCCGATCCTAGCGGCCTGGGATCAACTCCAAACCCTGAACATTCCGATTGTTGGCTATCTCAGTGCTGCCCGTAGCGCTGAAGCGTTGAATTTTCTGCGGTTACAAGTCTGTCCCTATCCTCAACCAGACTGTGGTACCCATTGTTCGGGACAAACAGACGCAGCTCCCTGCCACGTTTTCGATCCCCTACGAGACACCTCTCTCTGGGCTACCCAGTTGCAACCTGGAGAGCGCAGTCCCCTCTGGCGCAGCTCTGCTCGGATTCTGGAACTTTACGGTGGCCACGCCATTTATTTCTGTTACGTCCACATGGGCACGGAAATTGCCCGACTGGAATTCCCAGCCTGGGTTGCAGCCTCTCCGACCTTGTTGGAGACCACCTTGAGTTTGATCCTGGCCCAGGTTCAAAAGGGGTATGGCTATCCCGTAGCCTTGGCGGAAGCCCATAATCAGGCAGTGGTTCGAGGGGGCGATCGCGCTCGTTTCTTTGCAGTGCTTGAACAGGAGATGATTCGATCGGGGCTGCGAAATGTCGGCACCTCTTACAAAGAGGCTCGGAAGCGAGGCAGCATTGCTTAG
- a CDS encoding gamma-glutamylcyclotransferase family protein: MLTHLFVYGTLKPGGGNYPVCQAQVLATSPAQVRGQLYELPLGYPAMVLGETGWVQGSLLTFADATILSVLDELEDYAPHRLPVENEYQRCEVLAYCPNHLAIVAWAYVMPLDKIQTWGGRLLPDGQW; the protein is encoded by the coding sequence ATGTTGACCCATCTTTTCGTCTATGGCACCCTCAAACCTGGCGGCGGTAACTACCCCGTCTGTCAAGCTCAGGTTCTGGCAACCTCTCCTGCTCAAGTACGGGGTCAACTCTACGAACTGCCCTTAGGCTATCCCGCCATGGTTTTGGGGGAAACGGGCTGGGTACAGGGGAGTTTGCTCACCTTTGCCGACGCCACCATTCTCTCGGTTCTGGATGAACTAGAAGATTACGCCCCCCATCGGCTCCCGGTGGAGAATGAATATCAGCGCTGCGAAGTTCTTGCCTACTGTCCCAACCATCTTGCGATAGTAGCCTGGGCCTACGTCATGCCCTTGGACAAGATTCAAACCTGGGGCGGTCGTCTGCTCCCTGACGGTCAGTGGTGA
- a CDS encoding anti-sigma factor family protein: MTSDFDFQPPSHQASADCFELLSAYLDGEVTTAERRQVESWLDTDPKVQRLYSRMLRLRAEVKALPLPVSPEVAADQMAARVFAQIDRRPRRMLIWGTAAAAIAATCVAAVAGWVGGDRSLIPNVASATKTPQIIAFTPTPEATSGIDITDSLMIALDQPVVQIPHAQGSESPQPQGLQPDNRNVR, translated from the coding sequence ATGACCTCTGATTTTGATTTTCAGCCTCCGTCCCACCAGGCATCGGCTGACTGCTTTGAACTCCTGAGCGCCTATTTAGACGGTGAAGTGACCACAGCCGAGCGGCGACAGGTTGAAAGCTGGCTAGACACCGATCCCAAGGTACAACGCCTTTATTCCCGGATGTTACGGCTCCGAGCGGAGGTAAAAGCCCTGCCCCTACCAGTGTCCCCTGAAGTTGCCGCGGATCAAATGGCCGCTCGGGTGTTTGCCCAGATTGATCGTCGGCCTCGGCGGATGCTGATCTGGGGAACTGCCGCCGCTGCGATCGCCGCCACCTGTGTAGCCGCCGTTGCTGGTTGGGTCGGGGGCGATCGCAGCTTGATCCCCAATGTCGCCTCAGCCACCAAAACGCCCCAAATCATTGCCTTTACCCCCACCCCGGAAGCGACCTCTGGAATTGACATCACGGATAGTCTCATGATTGCCCTCGATCAACCCGTGGTGCAAATACCCCATGCCCAAGGCTCCGAATCGCCCCAACCCCAAGGTCTTCAGCCTGATAATCGCAACGTGCGTTAA
- a CDS encoding sigma-70 family RNA polymerase sigma factor — MGRIWLKRFGFGSTATSSACRNQKNFRGWLSRIVTNLFYDELRKRKRVSHPLSLDAPLMLDDREVDWEIAAATPGPDENMTTQEFYEHLHTAIADLPEAFRVTIVLREIEGMAYEEIAEIMGVSLGTVKSRIARARQRLQCQLQSYLES, encoded by the coding sequence ATCGGGCGGATCTGGCTCAAGAGGTTTGGATTCGGGTCTACCGCAACATCAAGCGCTTGCAGGAACCAGAAAAACTTTCGCGGCTGGCTGAGCCGGATTGTCACCAATCTGTTCTATGACGAACTGCGCAAACGTAAACGGGTGAGTCATCCCCTATCTCTGGATGCACCCCTGATGTTGGATGACCGGGAAGTGGATTGGGAGATTGCTGCTGCCACGCCAGGGCCAGATGAGAACATGACCACCCAGGAGTTTTATGAGCACCTGCATACGGCGATCGCTGATCTCCCCGAAGCCTTTCGGGTCACCATTGTGCTGCGGGAAATTGAAGGCATGGCCTACGAAGAAATTGCCGAAATTATGGGTGTATCTTTAGGTACGGTCAAATCAAGAATTGCCAGGGCACGACAGCGATTGCAGTGCCAGTTACAGAGCTATCTGGAAAGCTAG
- a CDS encoding sigma factor: protein MSYSLPVSWSAVEAAAPRVPVSVGKLSNYDLILLCQVGAHPDRSAFSELLRRYQSHVDRILYHLAPDWQDRADLAQEVWIRVYRNIKRLQEPEKLSRLAEPDCHQSVL from the coding sequence ATGAGTTATTCTCTTCCTGTATCCTGGTCAGCAGTTGAGGCAGCCGCTCCTCGTGTACCTGTGTCCGTCGGAAAACTCTCCAACTATGATTTGATCCTGCTTTGTCAGGTTGGGGCTCACCCCGATCGGAGTGCGTTTTCTGAACTGTTGCGGCGGTATCAGTCCCATGTGGATCGGATTTTGTACCATCTTGCCCCCGACTGGCAGGATCGGGCGGATCTGGCTCAAGAGGTTTGGATTCGGGTCTACCGCAACATCAAGCGCTTGCAGGAACCAGAAAAACTTTCGCGGCTGGCTGAGCCGGATTGTCACCAATCTGTTCTATGA
- a CDS encoding DUF427 domain-containing protein, whose amino-acid sequence MHPLRIAPAPGQESVWDYPRPPRLEATHRHLQVICNGISLAETCRGQRVLETSHPPVYYFPPEDIHQQYLVAMPQRSFCEWKGLATYYTIVIGEHRVVNAAWCYPQPTPPFAALRNHIAFYPQEMQACWVDGELVQPQPGNFYGGWITMDIVGPFKGEPGTGGW is encoded by the coding sequence ATGCATCCCCTTCGCATTGCCCCTGCCCCTGGCCAGGAATCCGTCTGGGACTATCCCCGTCCCCCCCGCCTCGAAGCCACCCACCGCCATCTTCAGGTGATATGCAATGGCATCTCCCTGGCGGAAACCTGCCGTGGCCAACGGGTGTTGGAAACCAGCCATCCCCCGGTGTACTATTTCCCCCCTGAGGATATTCACCAACAATATCTTGTGGCCATGCCTCAGCGGAGTTTTTGCGAATGGAAGGGGCTGGCAACTTACTACACCATCGTCATCGGAGAGCACCGGGTGGTGAACGCAGCCTGGTGCTATCCTCAACCCACACCCCCCTTTGCTGCCCTCCGGAACCACATCGCCTTTTATCCCCAGGAAATGCAGGCTTGTTGGGTGGATGGGGAGCTAGTTCAGCCCCAACCGGGTAATTTCTATGGTGGCTGGATTACCATGGATATTGTCGGGCCCTTTAAGGGCGAACCGGGTACCGGAGGATGGTAG
- a CDS encoding murein transglycosylase A, with translation MLNFGSPRGTGGDRAALVTAIDRSLQYLSTDQAAAVYRRYPIAGVTHRRVERSLQRFRQLLLKSTSPSGLQQAVQREFAFYQASGQDHQGTVAFTGYFQPIYAASRVPTAEFRYPLYRLPSDFDRWATPHPTREQLEGRNGLGTKKLRGLELAWLRDRFQAFLVQVQGSARLLFPDGSVMSLGYAGRTQYPYTGVGRELVKDGKIPLEALTLPTLVDYFIHHPEAMDDYLPRNQSFVFFKETWNRPATGSLGVPVTAERSIATDKTLMPPGALALIQAPIPTSAPSGQQDNPWVNRFVLDQDTGNAIRGPGRVDIFMGTGPQASDRAGLINSKGRLYYLLLR, from the coding sequence ATGCTCAACTTTGGCAGCCCTCGGGGCACGGGGGGCGATCGCGCCGCCCTGGTGACGGCGATTGACCGGAGTTTACAGTACTTAAGTACCGATCAGGCCGCAGCAGTGTATCGCCGCTACCCCATTGCGGGGGTGACACACCGTCGAGTCGAGCGGAGTTTGCAGCGATTTCGTCAACTTTTACTCAAAAGTACCTCGCCCTCAGGGCTACAGCAGGCGGTGCAGCGAGAGTTTGCCTTCTACCAGGCCAGTGGTCAAGATCACCAGGGAACCGTGGCATTTACAGGCTATTTTCAGCCGATCTATGCGGCCAGTCGCGTTCCCACCGCTGAGTTTCGCTATCCCCTCTATCGGCTCCCCTCGGATTTTGACCGCTGGGCCACTCCCCATCCGACCCGCGAACAATTGGAGGGGCGCAATGGCCTCGGGACAAAAAAATTGCGGGGGCTGGAGTTAGCCTGGTTGCGCGATCGCTTCCAGGCATTTCTCGTCCAGGTTCAGGGATCAGCCCGCCTGCTTTTTCCGGATGGCAGTGTCATGAGCCTGGGCTATGCTGGACGCACCCAATATCCTTACACCGGGGTGGGGCGAGAACTGGTTAAGGATGGCAAAATTCCCCTGGAAGCCCTCACCTTACCAACCTTGGTGGACTACTTTATTCACCATCCTGAGGCAATGGATGACTATCTTCCCCGCAACCAAAGTTTTGTCTTCTTTAAAGAGACGTGGAATCGACCCGCTACTGGCAGTTTAGGGGTCCCCGTGACGGCGGAGCGCTCCATTGCCACGGATAAAACTCTGATGCCACCGGGTGCATTGGCTTTAATCCAAGCTCCGATCCCAACTTCAGCCCCCAGTGGGCAGCAGGACAACCCGTGGGTTAATCGCTTTGTTTTAGATCAAGATACGGGGAATGCCATTCGTGGTCCCGGACGGGTGGATATTTTTATGGGAACTGGCCCCCAAGCTAGCGATCGCGCTGGGTTAATTAATAGCAAAGGTCGCCTCTACTACTTACTGCTCCGGTAA
- a CDS encoding heavy metal-binding domain-containing protein, which produces MTNQPFPADLPIHARNRLTAMRGKDEKHRLFTSDLSVNEFLLVKELDFDPLGLVVGCSMYHIGFQWAGLSQNQEMTVLSQAMYHARELAMSRMEEEADALGADGIVAVRLTAKHMEWEPNLAEFVAIGTAVRSRNRDIPWRTLDHKPFTSDLSGQDFWTLLRAGYRPVGMVMGNCVYHVAYQGLGQWFKNMGKNVEMTNFTQALYDARELAMERMQAEATHLKAEGIVGVQLHEGRYSWSSHVIEFFAVGTAVLPIREDHHIPTPQLVLSIND; this is translated from the coding sequence ATGACCAATCAACCCTTTCCCGCCGATCTGCCCATCCATGCCCGAAATCGTTTGACCGCAATGCGGGGCAAGGATGAAAAACATCGGCTGTTTACCAGTGATCTGTCGGTGAATGAATTCCTGTTGGTTAAAGAACTAGATTTTGACCCCCTGGGATTGGTGGTTGGCTGCTCAATGTACCACATTGGCTTTCAGTGGGCGGGTTTGAGCCAGAATCAGGAAATGACGGTGTTGTCCCAGGCCATGTACCATGCGCGGGAACTGGCGATGAGTCGGATGGAAGAAGAGGCAGATGCGCTAGGAGCCGATGGGATTGTCGCGGTGCGGTTGACCGCAAAACACATGGAATGGGAGCCGAATTTAGCGGAATTTGTAGCGATTGGAACGGCGGTGCGATCGCGCAACCGAGACATTCCTTGGCGGACGCTAGATCATAAACCCTTCACCAGTGACTTATCCGGACAGGATTTTTGGACGTTGTTACGGGCAGGCTACCGCCCCGTTGGCATGGTAATGGGCAACTGTGTTTACCATGTTGCGTACCAAGGACTCGGGCAGTGGTTCAAAAATATGGGCAAGAACGTAGAAATGACGAACTTTACCCAAGCCCTCTATGATGCCCGTGAGCTAGCCATGGAACGAATGCAGGCGGAAGCCACCCACCTTAAAGCAGAGGGCATTGTGGGTGTCCAACTTCACGAGGGGCGATATTCCTGGAGTTCCCATGTGATTGAGTTTTTTGCTGTGGGTACAGCGGTTCTGCCAATTCGTGAAGATCATCATATCCCAACTCCCCAATTGGTTCTATCGATCAACGATTAG
- a CDS encoding heavy metal-binding domain-containing protein, translating into MPLWESEVDRNRREAQEATRRALERGQIPYKARHRLEMQRRSGANFFTSDLTSNEHLLAREAGYEPLGLVMGTAFYKISYWGYFNGYQTYTGELTALSHAQLAARELAVKRLRQEAALLGANGVIGVRLKLRQQHWGDRIVEFTAIGTAIGIPNRPAEAQPFTSDLSGQEFWQLHQAGYYPKGIVFGVCSYYTHTDWNTRNLTRGGFFGRGSRTNQEVTQYTQGFQTARHLAISRLTDDIRQHQAEGAVGMHINLEIEDIEYELNQTTYHDLLTHFVAIGTSIVQDSHAAASSRITPLIIFDLATKKQHPLKTNHL; encoded by the coding sequence ATGCCTCTCTGGGAATCTGAAGTAGATCGAAATCGCCGTGAAGCCCAGGAAGCCACGCGTCGAGCCTTGGAACGGGGGCAAATTCCCTACAAGGCTCGTCATCGATTAGAGATGCAACGTCGGAGTGGTGCCAACTTCTTCACCAGCGATCTAACCTCCAATGAGCATTTGCTCGCCCGTGAAGCCGGCTACGAGCCACTGGGTTTGGTGATGGGTACGGCCTTCTACAAAATCAGCTATTGGGGGTATTTCAACGGCTATCAAACCTACACCGGAGAACTTACAGCCTTAAGCCATGCCCAACTCGCAGCCCGAGAACTGGCCGTCAAACGTCTCCGCCAAGAAGCAGCTTTACTGGGGGCAAATGGCGTCATCGGGGTGCGTTTGAAGTTGAGGCAACAGCACTGGGGCGATCGCATTGTCGAGTTTACAGCGATCGGCACTGCCATTGGCATTCCCAATCGTCCTGCCGAAGCCCAGCCGTTTACCAGCGACCTCAGTGGTCAAGAATTCTGGCAACTGCATCAGGCGGGCTACTACCCCAAGGGCATTGTTTTCGGCGTTTGCTCTTACTACACCCACACAGATTGGAATACCCGCAATCTCACAAGGGGCGGGTTCTTTGGCAGGGGTAGTCGTACCAATCAGGAAGTCACCCAATACACCCAGGGCTTCCAAACTGCCCGCCATCTCGCCATCTCTCGGCTTACGGACGATATTCGCCAGCACCAGGCAGAAGGAGCTGTAGGAATGCATATCAATCTGGAGATCGAAGACATCGAATATGAACTCAACCAAACCACCTATCACGATCTACTGACACATTTTGTGGCGATCGGCACGTCCATCGTTCAGGATTCCCATGCCGCCGCATCTTCCCGAATCACCCCCTTGATCATCTTCGACCTGGCAACCAAAAAACAACATCCACTCAAAACCAATCACCTTTAA